In Rhizobium sp. N324, a single genomic region encodes these proteins:
- the rpsN gene encoding 30S ribosomal protein S14 — protein sequence MAKTSAVEKNKRRRTTVANQAAKRAALKAIIMNQALPIEERFKASIKLASLPRDGSKTRIRNRCEVSGRPRAYYRKLRMSRIALRELGNLGKVPGIVKSSW from the coding sequence ATGGCGAAGACAAGCGCAGTTGAAAAGAACAAGCGCCGCCGTACTACGGTCGCCAACCAGGCCGCTAAGCGGGCTGCGTTGAAGGCGATCATCATGAACCAGGCTCTTCCGATCGAAGAGCGGTTCAAGGCCTCGATCAAGCTGGCATCCCTGCCGCGTGATGGATCGAAGACCCGTATTCGCAACCGTTGCGAAGTTTCGGGGCGTCCGCGCGCATATTACCGCAAACTGCGCATGTCGCGTATTGCGCTGCGTGAACTGGGCAATCTCGGCAAGGTGCCGGGCATCGTCAAGTCGAGCTGGTAA